In the genome of Streptomyces collinus, one region contains:
- a CDS encoding lysophospholipid acyltransferase family protein: protein MSAWLPTAPCTPQACVEAPAAVRARTVPRAVLRLTAVLLLLLAGIALTPLGGRIPASLVRRWCRWIVRAAGVRVRITGAAAPTGGLLLVANHISWLDIPLLAAVRPARMLAKTEVRHWPVAGALAARGGTLFIDRDRLRALPDTVARIAGALREGAAVAAFPEGSTWCGRAQGTFRRAVFQAALDAGVPVQPVRIGYRLSGGRATTAPAYVGDDTLLASLWRVATARGLIAEVEVRNPVPPSAGPDRRTLARAAQPPDTTAPAWTHTVLVA from the coding sequence ATGAGCGCCTGGCTGCCCACCGCGCCGTGCACGCCGCAGGCCTGCGTCGAGGCGCCGGCGGCCGTGCGGGCACGGACCGTGCCGCGGGCCGTGCTGCGGCTCACCGCGGTCCTCCTGCTCCTGCTCGCGGGGATCGCCCTGACGCCCCTCGGCGGGAGGATACCGGCGTCACTGGTCCGGCGGTGGTGCCGGTGGATCGTGCGGGCCGCGGGCGTCCGGGTCCGCATCACCGGCGCCGCAGCCCCCACCGGCGGACTGCTGCTGGTCGCCAACCACATCTCCTGGCTGGACATCCCGCTGCTCGCCGCCGTCCGACCCGCCCGGATGCTGGCCAAGACCGAGGTACGGCACTGGCCCGTCGCCGGTGCGCTGGCCGCCCGCGGCGGAACCCTGTTCATCGACCGGGACCGGCTGCGGGCCCTGCCCGACACGGTCGCCCGGATCGCCGGTGCCCTGCGCGAGGGCGCCGCGGTCGCGGCCTTCCCCGAGGGCAGCACCTGGTGCGGCCGGGCCCAGGGCACCTTCCGGAGGGCCGTCTTCCAGGCGGCCCTGGACGCCGGGGTGCCCGTCCAGCCGGTGCGGATCGGCTACCGGCTCAGCGGCGGCAGGGCCACCACGGCCCCCGCGTACGTCGGCGACGACACGCTGCTCGCCTCCCTGTGGCGGGTGGCGACGGCCCGCGGCCTGATCGCGGAGGTCGAGGTACGCAACCCCGTCCCGCCGTCCGCCGGCCCCGACCGCCGCACCCTCGCCCGCGCGGCCCAGCCGCCGGACACGACGGCACCGGCCTGGACGCACACGGTGCTGGTGGCGTAG
- a CDS encoding gas vesicle protein GvpG gives MGLVSGLLLLPLAPVRGTLWVADHLLREAERQSGDPRAVQARLAELNRALEEGAIDEAAFEEEEERLLARLDSPVRYTGGRPVGGAL, from the coding sequence GTGGGACTCGTGAGCGGGCTCCTGCTGCTGCCGCTGGCCCCGGTGCGCGGCACGCTCTGGGTCGCCGACCACCTGCTGCGGGAGGCCGAACGCCAGAGCGGCGACCCGCGGGCGGTGCAGGCACGGCTGGCGGAGCTCAACAGGGCCCTGGAAGAGGGCGCCATCGACGAGGCGGCCTTCGAGGAAGAGGAGGAGCGGTTGCTCGCACGCCTCGACAGTCCTGTGCGCTACACCGGTGGCCGGCCCGTCGGAGGTGCCTTGTGA
- a CDS encoding gas vesicle protein K, with amino-acid sequence MTAPRTHALDLDPERVTNDLAALVLTVVELLRQLMERQAVRRFDEGTLSAEQEDRLGTALMLLDERMDELCEQHGLRRSDLNLDLGPLGPLLADPGP; translated from the coding sequence GTGACCGCGCCGCGCACCCACGCGCTGGACCTCGACCCCGAGCGGGTCACGAACGATCTGGCGGCTCTGGTACTGACCGTGGTGGAGCTCCTGCGGCAGCTCATGGAGCGTCAGGCGGTGCGCCGGTTCGACGAGGGGACGCTCAGCGCCGAGCAGGAGGACCGGCTCGGCACCGCGCTGATGCTGCTGGACGAGCGCATGGACGAGTTGTGCGAGCAGCACGGGCTGCGGCGCAGCGACCTCAACCTGGACCTCGGCCCGCTGGGCCCTCTCCTGGCCGATCCCGGCCCGTGA
- a CDS encoding succinate dehydrogenase/fumarate reductase iron-sulfur subunit, whose amino-acid sequence MKLTLRVWRQQNADADGTMSTYEVDGISPDMSFLEMLDTLNEELIVKGDDPVAFDHDCREGICGACSLVINGDAHGPERTTTCQLHMRSFQDGDTIDVEPWRASAFPVIKDLVVDRSAFDRIIQAGGYITAPTGAAPEAHATPVPKPDADFAFEHAECIGCGACVAACPNGAAMLFTSAKINHLNVLPQGAPERETRVLDMVEQMDEEGFGGCTLAGECATACPKGIPLMSITSMNKEWLRAARKAKR is encoded by the coding sequence ATGAAGCTCACCCTGCGCGTCTGGCGGCAGCAGAACGCCGACGCCGACGGCACCATGTCCACGTACGAGGTGGACGGGATCTCGCCCGACATGTCGTTCCTGGAGATGCTCGACACGCTCAACGAGGAACTCATCGTCAAGGGCGACGACCCGGTCGCCTTCGACCACGACTGCCGCGAGGGCATCTGCGGCGCGTGCTCGCTCGTCATCAACGGCGACGCGCACGGTCCCGAGCGGACGACGACCTGCCAGCTGCACATGCGGTCGTTCCAGGACGGCGACACGATCGACGTCGAGCCGTGGCGGGCGTCGGCGTTCCCGGTGATCAAGGATCTCGTCGTGGACCGGTCGGCCTTCGACCGGATCATCCAGGCCGGCGGGTACATCACCGCGCCGACGGGAGCGGCTCCCGAGGCGCACGCCACGCCGGTGCCGAAGCCGGATGCCGACTTCGCCTTCGAGCACGCCGAGTGCATCGGGTGCGGGGCGTGCGTGGCGGCCTGCCCGAACGGGGCGGCCATGCTGTTCACCTCGGCGAAGATCAACCATCTCAACGTGCTGCCGCAGGGGGCGCCCGAGCGTGAGACGCGGGTGCTGGACATGGTGGAGCAGATGGACGAGGAGGGGTTCGGGGGGTGCACGCTCGCGGGCGAGTGCGCCACCGCCTGCCCGAAGGGCATCCCGTTGATGTCCATCACGAGCATGAACAAGGAGTGGCTGCGGGCCGCGCGGAAGGCCAAGCGGTAG
- a CDS encoding gas vesicle protein GvpO, producing the protein MTEPAAGERRRGAAPSTKRRRTVGGAGEAARRAAEALTELIRHRLEGVSAVCPGEDDGWIVDVDVLELARIPDTTSLLATYRVELDAAGDLVQYRRVARFRRGAQDQ; encoded by the coding sequence ATGACCGAACCCGCAGCCGGCGAGCGACGCAGGGGCGCTGCCCCGTCCACCAAGCGCCGGCGCACCGTAGGCGGTGCCGGGGAGGCGGCCCGGCGCGCCGCCGAGGCACTGACGGAACTGATCCGCCACCGGCTCGAAGGGGTGTCCGCGGTGTGCCCCGGCGAGGACGACGGCTGGATCGTCGACGTCGACGTGCTCGAACTGGCACGCATCCCCGACACCACCAGTCTGCTCGCGACGTACCGGGTGGAACTGGACGCGGCGGGCGACCTGGTGCAGTACCGCCGGGTCGCGCGCTTCCGGCGTGGCGCCCAGGACCAGTGA
- a CDS encoding LysR family transcriptional regulator encodes MQFQQLQYFVAVAETRHFTRAADLVHVAQPSLSQQIKALERELGADLFLRARGNITLTDAGEALLPLARRILADADTARHEVQELVQLRSGRVRLGATPSVCTGLLPDVLRAFHDRYPGVRLMIEEGGSHDLVRELARGALDLALVVLPLPTPAPALTTVELLREDLVVVSSPDAPRPGQGRRTVRVSDLEGERLVMFRHGYDLRELTVAACRAEGFEPDFAVEGGEMDAVLGFVRAGLGVAVVPRMVAARSGRGLRVTPLARPGLHRVIALAHRSDVAPPRAARELQRMLLER; translated from the coding sequence ATGCAGTTCCAGCAGCTCCAGTACTTCGTGGCCGTCGCCGAGACCCGGCACTTCACCCGGGCCGCCGATCTGGTCCATGTCGCGCAGCCGTCGCTGTCGCAGCAGATCAAGGCGCTGGAGCGGGAGTTGGGAGCGGACCTGTTCCTGCGCGCCCGCGGCAACATCACGCTCACGGACGCCGGGGAGGCGCTCCTTCCGCTGGCCCGGCGCATCCTGGCCGACGCGGACACGGCGCGGCACGAGGTGCAGGAGCTGGTGCAGCTGCGCAGCGGCCGGGTGCGGCTGGGGGCGACGCCGAGTGTGTGCACTGGTCTGCTGCCGGATGTGCTGCGGGCCTTTCACGACCGCTATCCGGGGGTCCGCCTGATGATCGAGGAGGGCGGCTCGCACGACCTGGTGCGGGAGCTGGCACGGGGCGCGTTGGATCTGGCCCTCGTCGTGCTGCCGCTGCCGACGCCCGCGCCGGCGCTGACCACGGTCGAGCTGCTGCGGGAGGACCTGGTCGTGGTCTCGTCCCCGGACGCGCCGAGGCCCGGCCAGGGGCGGCGTACGGTGCGGGTGTCCGACCTGGAGGGTGAGCGGCTGGTGATGTTCCGGCACGGGTACGACCTGCGGGAGCTGACCGTGGCCGCCTGCCGCGCCGAGGGCTTCGAGCCCGACTTCGCCGTGGAGGGCGGGGAGATGGACGCGGTGCTGGGTTTCGTACGGGCCGGGCTGGGGGTGGCCGTGGTGCCGCGGATGGTGGCGGCGAGGTCCGGGCGCGGGCTGCGGGTGACTCCGCTGGCCCGGCCCGGACTGCATCGCGTGATCGCGCTGGCGCATCGCAGTGATGTGGCGCCGCCCCGGGCCGCCCGGGAGTTGCAGCGGATGCTGCTGGAGCGGTGA
- a CDS encoding gas vesicle protein produces the protein MTVPVAGGAGRAGVPWDGPEPYAPVGVPLVDLLDRVLATGVVVSGDLVLAIADVPLVRISLHALLASVGERVPAPWPDSGPL, from the coding sequence ATGACCGTGCCGGTCGCCGGCGGCGCCGGCCGCGCGGGGGTGCCATGGGACGGCCCGGAGCCGTACGCGCCGGTGGGCGTGCCGCTCGTCGATCTGCTCGACCGGGTGCTGGCGACCGGTGTCGTGGTCAGCGGCGACCTGGTGCTGGCCATCGCCGACGTACCGCTGGTGCGGATCTCGCTGCACGCCCTGCTGGCGTCGGTCGGCGAGCGGGTGCCCGCGCCCTGGCCGGACAGCGGGCCGCTGTGA
- a CDS encoding gas vesicle protein, with amino-acid sequence MTDLGTWPAAPGAQPAGPPSGSLADLLERVLDKGIVIAGDIKIDLLDIELLTIRLRLFIASVETAKKAGIDWWETDPALSSRAARDALTEENARLRARLDALEEAGPDTTEEAR; translated from the coding sequence GTGACCGACCTCGGCACGTGGCCCGCGGCTCCGGGGGCGCAGCCGGCCGGGCCGCCGTCCGGAAGCCTCGCGGACCTGCTCGAACGCGTCCTGGACAAGGGCATCGTCATCGCGGGCGACATCAAGATCGACCTGCTCGACATCGAACTGCTCACCATCCGGCTGCGCCTGTTCATCGCCTCGGTCGAGACGGCCAAGAAGGCGGGCATCGACTGGTGGGAGACGGACCCGGCGCTGTCCTCACGCGCCGCTCGTGACGCACTGACCGAGGAGAACGCGCGGCTGCGCGCCCGCCTCGACGCCCTGGAGGAAGCCGGCCCCGACACCACGGAGGAGGCCCGATGA
- a CDS encoding GvpL/GvpF family gas vesicle protein has product MTVTATAALTTAGTLGTLYVYGIAPAGVRPPRTPGVAGATVRLLTEGGLCAAVSDAPASVRARRRDLMAHQAVLGELAGQGPVLPMRFAVLTPDAEALCDQLRAGGAHLAAQLDGVRGCVEMNVKGSVVPGYFADLVHRDDTLRELARRTRRHPGYEANVRLGEALAKGVAREARGAAREVLARLAPLAVRTAPGPVDDEQVLSTSFLVRHADEQRFRQAVATQARDFGDRLALSVTGPLPCYSFVDAPSTPAGR; this is encoded by the coding sequence ATGACCGTGACGGCCACCGCCGCCCTCACCACCGCCGGCACACTCGGCACCCTGTACGTCTACGGCATCGCCCCGGCGGGCGTCCGGCCCCCGCGCACGCCCGGCGTGGCCGGTGCGACGGTGCGGCTCCTGACCGAGGGCGGGCTGTGCGCGGCGGTCTCGGACGCGCCCGCGTCCGTTCGGGCCCGGCGACGCGACCTGATGGCCCATCAGGCGGTGCTCGGCGAACTCGCCGGGCAGGGCCCGGTGCTGCCCATGCGGTTCGCCGTCCTCACTCCCGACGCGGAGGCGCTGTGCGATCAACTGCGTGCCGGAGGCGCCCACTTGGCGGCCCAGCTCGACGGGGTGCGGGGCTGCGTCGAGATGAACGTGAAGGGCTCCGTCGTGCCCGGGTACTTCGCCGACCTCGTGCACCGGGACGACACCCTGCGCGAGCTCGCCCGCCGCACCCGGCGCCACCCGGGCTACGAGGCGAACGTGCGGCTGGGCGAGGCGCTCGCCAAAGGCGTGGCGCGCGAGGCCCGGGGCGCGGCGCGGGAGGTGCTGGCCCGGCTGGCCCCGCTCGCCGTGCGCACGGCGCCGGGGCCGGTCGACGACGAGCAGGTGCTCAGCACGTCGTTCCTGGTGCGTCACGCCGACGAACAGCGCTTCCGGCAGGCCGTGGCCACGCAGGCACGCGACTTCGGGGACAGGCTGGCGCTCAGTGTGACCGGGCCGCTGCCGTGCTACAGCTTCGTGGACGCGCCGTCCACCCCGGCCGGCCGGTGA
- a CDS encoding GNAT family N-acetyltransferase → MTGVLTVDRPAQPAAPTRYTVALARNEEDVRAAQRLRHDVFAGEMGALLAGPQPGLDADAFDAYCDHLLVREETTGQVVGTYRLLPPERAAVAGRLYSEGEFDLAALDGIRPQLVEVGRSCVHPDHRDGAVISLIWAGIARYMVDRGHEWLAGCCSVPLADGGTLASATWDRVRDKHLSPEEFRVRPLLPWTPGPAPAARVELPALLRGYLRLGAWVCGEPAHDPDFGVADLYVLLPMSRVNARYLRHFLSLVPA, encoded by the coding sequence ATGACCGGCGTACTGACCGTCGACCGCCCCGCGCAGCCCGCGGCCCCCACCCGCTACACCGTCGCCCTCGCCCGGAACGAGGAGGACGTGCGTGCCGCCCAGCGGCTGCGGCACGACGTCTTCGCCGGGGAGATGGGAGCCCTGCTGGCCGGCCCGCAGCCGGGCCTCGACGCCGACGCGTTCGACGCGTACTGCGACCACCTGCTCGTCCGGGAGGAGACGACCGGCCAGGTCGTCGGCACCTACCGGCTGCTGCCGCCGGAGCGTGCCGCGGTCGCGGGGCGGCTGTACTCCGAGGGCGAGTTCGACCTGGCCGCCCTCGACGGGATCCGGCCGCAGCTCGTCGAGGTCGGCCGCTCCTGTGTGCACCCCGACCACCGCGACGGGGCCGTCATCAGCCTCATCTGGGCCGGCATCGCCCGCTACATGGTCGACCGCGGCCACGAGTGGCTCGCCGGCTGCTGCTCCGTCCCGCTCGCCGACGGCGGCACCCTGGCGTCCGCCACCTGGGACCGGGTGCGCGACAAGCACCTCTCGCCGGAGGAGTTCCGGGTGCGGCCGCTGCTGCCGTGGACGCCGGGTCCCGCGCCCGCCGCCCGCGTCGAACTGCCCGCCTTGCTGCGGGGCTACCTCCGCCTGGGTGCCTGGGTGTGCGGCGAACCGGCCCACGACCCGGACTTCGGCGTGGCCGATCTGTACGTGCTGCTGCCGATGAGCCGCGTCAACGCCCGGTACCTGCGCCACTTCCTCTCCCTCGTACCGGCCTGA
- a CDS encoding GvpL/GvpF family gas vesicle protein, which yields MSTARVGAGEAVVPRPAVTCVFAVTETPPPDEVVTVTPGHDGGGPLRVLAAGPLHLLVQDVPAADFGEEALAQRLNRPAELERCARAHHRAVETAASTGPVVPLPMATLYRDDRNAVRALAAREASLRTLLDRLRDRTEWAVKVHGPGTAQAGTAAADGPADGRSYLRRASARRRTEREARERALEQAHAVERELRRHAVAATRHRPQSEQLTGTSVPQLLNAAYLVDDGQRAEFARAVGELAREASRSAVEVTVSGPWIPYSFARPDEVESAAPREVHA from the coding sequence ATGAGCACGGCCCGGGTCGGCGCCGGGGAAGCAGTCGTGCCGCGCCCCGCCGTCACCTGCGTGTTCGCCGTGACGGAAACGCCGCCGCCGGACGAGGTCGTCACGGTGACGCCCGGCCATGACGGCGGTGGTCCGCTGCGGGTCCTGGCGGCGGGTCCGCTGCATCTGCTCGTGCAGGACGTTCCCGCGGCGGACTTCGGCGAGGAGGCGCTCGCACAGCGGCTCAACCGGCCCGCGGAGCTGGAGCGCTGCGCCCGCGCCCACCACCGGGCCGTGGAGACGGCCGCGAGCACGGGCCCCGTCGTGCCCCTGCCGATGGCGACGCTGTATCGGGACGACCGCAACGCCGTACGGGCCCTGGCCGCCCGGGAGGCGTCCCTGCGCACCCTGCTGGACCGGCTGCGCGACCGTACCGAGTGGGCGGTGAAGGTGCACGGGCCGGGCACCGCGCAGGCGGGCACTGCCGCCGCGGACGGGCCGGCCGACGGGCGGTCCTATCTGCGCCGGGCGAGCGCCCGGCGGCGCACCGAGCGCGAGGCGCGCGAACGGGCCCTGGAGCAGGCCCACGCCGTCGAACGGGAGCTGCGGCGCCATGCCGTCGCCGCGACGCGGCACCGGCCGCAGAGCGAGCAGCTGACCGGCACGAGCGTCCCCCAACTGCTCAACGCGGCCTATCTGGTGGACGACGGGCAGCGCGCCGAGTTTGCCCGGGCCGTCGGTGAACTGGCGCGCGAAGCAAGTCGTTCGGCCGTGGAGGTGACCGTGTCGGGCCCGTGGATCCCGTACTCCTTCGCCCGGCCGGACGAGGTGGAGAGCGCCGCGCCCCGGGAGGTCCACGCATGA
- a CDS encoding fumarate reductase/succinate dehydrogenase flavoprotein subunit: MTSYADYTTGDPVADTKAPAGPINERWDKRRFEARLVNPANRRKHTVIVVGTGLAGGSAGATLAEQGYHVVQFCYQDSPRRAHSIAAQGGINAAKNYRNDGDSVHRLFYDTVKGGDFRARESNVHRLAQISVEIIDQCVAQGVPFAREYGGLLDTRSFGGVQVSRTFYARGQTGQQLLLGAYQALSRQIAAGNIEMHPRTEMLDLIVVDGRARGIVARDLVTGKIDTYFADAVVLASGGYGNVFYLSTNAMNSNATAIWRAHRRGALFANPCFTQIHPTCIPRTGDHQSKLTLMSESLRNDGRIWVPKAKGDQRPPNDIPEDERDYYLERIYPSFGNLVPRDIASRAAKNVCDEGRGVGPGGQGVYLDFADAVERMGRGAVEAKYGNLFDMYQRITDEDPYQVPMRIYPAVHYTMGGLWVDYDLQTTVPGLFAVGEANFSDHGANRLGASALMQGLADGYFVLPSTINDYLARNPHHDTVTDEHPDVQEVLAGTQDRLNLLLSVDGDRTPDSFHREVGELMWEFCGMARTDAGLRKALERIPQIREEFWRRIKVPGTGEEFNQSLEKANRIVDYLELAELMCLDALHREESCGGHFREESQTPDGEAAREDEQFAYAAAWEFTGTGEAPVLHKEDLVFEYVHPTQRSYA; this comes from the coding sequence ATGACTTCCTACGCCGACTACACGACCGGGGACCCGGTCGCCGACACCAAGGCCCCCGCCGGGCCGATCAACGAGCGCTGGGACAAGCGCCGCTTCGAGGCCAGGCTGGTCAACCCCGCCAATCGGCGCAAGCACACCGTGATCGTCGTCGGCACCGGCCTCGCCGGCGGCTCCGCCGGGGCCACCCTCGCCGAACAGGGCTACCACGTCGTCCAGTTCTGCTACCAGGACTCGCCCCGCCGCGCCCACTCCATCGCCGCGCAGGGCGGCATCAACGCCGCGAAGAACTACCGCAACGACGGCGACTCCGTCCACCGCCTGTTCTACGACACGGTCAAGGGCGGCGACTTCCGGGCCCGCGAGTCCAACGTCCACCGGCTCGCGCAGATCTCCGTCGAGATCATCGACCAGTGCGTGGCCCAGGGCGTGCCCTTCGCCCGCGAGTACGGCGGCCTGCTCGACACCCGGTCGTTCGGCGGCGTGCAGGTCTCGCGCACGTTCTACGCCCGCGGCCAGACGGGCCAGCAACTCCTCCTCGGCGCCTACCAGGCCCTCAGCCGGCAGATCGCGGCCGGGAACATCGAGATGCACCCGCGCACCGAGATGCTCGACCTGATCGTCGTCGACGGGAGGGCGCGCGGGATCGTCGCCCGGGACCTGGTCACGGGGAAGATCGACACGTACTTCGCGGACGCCGTCGTCCTCGCCTCCGGCGGCTACGGCAACGTCTTCTACCTGTCGACGAACGCCATGAACTCCAACGCCACCGCCATCTGGCGGGCCCACCGGCGCGGCGCCCTGTTCGCCAACCCCTGCTTCACCCAGATCCACCCCACCTGCATCCCGCGCACCGGCGACCACCAGTCCAAGCTGACGCTGATGAGCGAGTCGCTGCGCAACGACGGCCGCATCTGGGTGCCGAAGGCCAAGGGCGACCAGCGGCCCCCGAACGACATCCCCGAGGACGAGCGCGACTACTACCTGGAGCGCATCTACCCCTCCTTCGGCAATCTCGTCCCGCGGGACATCGCCTCGCGCGCCGCGAAGAACGTGTGCGACGAGGGCAGGGGAGTGGGCCCCGGCGGCCAGGGCGTCTACCTCGACTTCGCCGACGCCGTCGAACGCATGGGCCGGGGGGCCGTCGAGGCCAAGTACGGCAACCTCTTCGACATGTACCAGCGGATCACCGACGAGGATCCGTACCAGGTGCCGATGCGGATCTACCCGGCCGTGCACTACACGATGGGCGGCCTGTGGGTCGACTACGACCTCCAGACCACCGTCCCCGGGCTGTTCGCGGTCGGTGAGGCCAACTTCTCCGACCACGGCGCCAACCGCCTCGGCGCCTCCGCGCTGATGCAGGGACTCGCGGACGGCTACTTCGTCCTCCCCTCGACCATCAACGACTACCTGGCCCGCAACCCCCACCACGACACGGTGACCGACGAACACCCCGACGTCCAGGAGGTGCTGGCCGGCACGCAGGACCGCCTCAACCTGCTGCTGTCCGTCGACGGCGACCGCACCCCCGACTCCTTCCACCGCGAGGTCGGCGAACTCATGTGGGAGTTCTGCGGCATGGCCCGCACCGACGCGGGGCTGCGCAAGGCGCTGGAGCGCATCCCGCAGATCCGCGAGGAGTTCTGGCGGCGCATCAAGGTGCCCGGCACCGGCGAGGAGTTCAACCAGTCGCTGGAGAAGGCCAATCGCATCGTCGACTACCTGGAGCTCGCCGAGCTGATGTGCCTCGACGCGCTGCACCGCGAGGAGTCCTGCGGCGGTCACTTCCGCGAGGAGTCCCAGACGCCCGACGGCGAGGCCGCCCGCGAGGACGAGCAGTTCGCGTACGCCGCCGCCTGGGAGTTCACCGGCACGGGCGAAGCTCCGGTGCTGCACAAGGAAGACCTGGTCTTCGAGTACGTCCACCCCACCCAGCGGAGCTACGCATGA
- a CDS encoding succinate dehydrogenase has product MALATRTDRRPSLARTVWDSTVGKKTVMAVSGLIMLLYLVVHMIGNLKIFFGAGEFNHYAHWLRTVGEPFMHYEWTLWLVRIVLVVAVVAHATSAYQLSRRDIRARPSKYVHKKARASYATRTMRWGGIILGLFIVWHILDLTTGTVHPGFQPGHPYQNVVDTFSTWYGNVVYIVAMLALGLHVRHGFWSAAQTLGVGSRTRDRVLKTVANVLALLLTAGFIAVPVGVMTGVVS; this is encoded by the coding sequence ATGGCTCTGGCAACGCGGACGGACCGACGGCCGTCCCTCGCACGCACCGTGTGGGACTCCACCGTCGGCAAGAAGACCGTGATGGCGGTCAGTGGTCTGATCATGCTGCTGTACCTGGTCGTCCACATGATCGGAAACCTGAAGATCTTCTTCGGGGCGGGCGAGTTCAACCACTACGCGCACTGGCTGCGCACGGTCGGCGAGCCGTTCATGCACTACGAGTGGACGCTCTGGCTCGTCCGGATCGTGCTGGTCGTCGCCGTCGTCGCGCACGCCACCTCTGCCTACCAGCTCAGCCGGCGCGACATCAGGGCACGGCCGAGCAAGTACGTGCACAAGAAGGCACGGGCCTCCTACGCCACCCGCACCATGCGGTGGGGCGGCATCATCCTCGGCCTGTTCATCGTCTGGCACATCCTCGACCTGACGACCGGCACCGTGCACCCCGGCTTCCAGCCCGGCCACCCGTACCAGAACGTCGTGGACACCTTCTCCACCTGGTACGGCAACGTCGTCTACATCGTCGCGATGCTCGCCCTCGGCCTGCACGTCCGGCACGGCTTCTGGAGCGCGGCCCAGACCCTCGGCGTGGGCAGCCGCACCCGCGACCGCGTCCTCAAGACCGTGGCCAACGTCCTCGCGCTGCTGCTCACGGCCGGCTTCATCGCCGTACCCGTGGGCGTCATGACCGGAGTGGTGAGCTGA
- a CDS encoding gas vesicle structural protein GvpA: MTVYSDEIVCAPRAGTLYDVLELILDRGMVIDVFVRVSLVGIEILKVDARIVVASVDTYLRFAEACNRLDLEHDSRSKTVPELFGGPVARTVGKAGAKRAGRSLTDKVRDVLTPDDDAGDDEAPTEPAARPARKRRGDDDRPRPRRRKAEEE, from the coding sequence ATGACCGTCTACAGCGACGAGATCGTCTGTGCGCCCCGCGCCGGCACCCTCTACGACGTGCTGGAGCTGATTCTCGACCGCGGCATGGTGATCGACGTCTTCGTGCGCGTCTCGCTGGTCGGGATCGAGATCCTCAAGGTCGACGCGCGCATCGTGGTCGCCAGCGTCGACACCTATCTGCGTTTCGCGGAGGCGTGCAACCGGCTGGACCTGGAGCACGACTCGCGCTCCAAGACCGTGCCCGAGCTGTTCGGCGGACCGGTCGCCAGGACCGTCGGCAAGGCGGGCGCCAAACGCGCCGGACGCTCCCTGACCGACAAGGTGCGCGACGTGCTCACGCCGGACGACGACGCGGGCGACGACGAGGCCCCCACCGAGCCCGCCGCGCGGCCGGCACGCAAGCGCCGCGGTGACGACGACCGCCCGCGGCCCCGGCGCCGCAAGGCCGAGGAGGAATGA